One stretch of Solenopsis invicta isolate M01_SB chromosome 16, UNIL_Sinv_3.0, whole genome shotgun sequence DNA includes these proteins:
- the LOC105199523 gene encoding ejaculatory bulb-specific protein 3, with the protein MARLNCIALFIVATSVLMCILAEELQPYPSEYDIYVPKILANDVVRQKAVDCYLKKGPCTEQEKLATDLFRDALKTNCKKCGEKQKEHVKILTEWFVKNQPDTWKLIIENVDS; encoded by the exons ATGGCTCGATTAAACTGTATCGCGTTATTCATTGTTGCAACGAGCGTACTGATGTGCATTCTTGCAGAAGAGTTACAGCCCTATCCTAGTGAATATGACATCTATGTTCCAAAAATACTCGCAAATGACGTTGTGCGACAGAAAGCAGTCGattgttatttgaaaaaaggACCGTGCACGGAACAAGAAAAATTAGCTACag ATTTATTCAGAGATGCTTTAAAAACCAACTGCAAAAAATGTGgtgaaaaacaaaaagaacATGTGAAGATACTTACTGAATGGTTTGTAAAGAACCAACCCGATACTTGGAAATTAATAATTGAGAATGTCGACTCGTAA